The Bradysia coprophila strain Holo2 chromosome II, BU_Bcop_v1, whole genome shotgun sequence genome has a segment encoding these proteins:
- the LOC119073736 gene encoding uncharacterized protein LOC119073736 codes for MMLKLCLVLIFFVEACNASRTVLKSTAKLTYQSLVMRIKNECGCDDWQDGVLKYYEGCTNTSKKYPGPTNQAEPVMSSFEIFLNKLLDLTTVNSTILSLSSTAILDAMSKLSKMGGSYGNLFRESTNTLPQLTDDLKVIVSNQTKNLGPLITNLMNDAITDLGQSILHYGFEFRQCGAEHFGNDLAKDLNFEPITKHTQVLMNMIALIGETSINDCRLGTPKILESLAVITLISSWYFIGAHSINVVSQAILHARSQSIPDKLYVSLITMAPLLRNMADIIDSIGRALDDNLEQVLESLVSFTLDLNSKLSDICGSFDGVATNVGQITNALLEAASKTR; via the exons ATGATGTTGAAATTGTGTctcgttttaatttttttcgttgag GCCTGCAACGCTTCACGAACTGTACTGAAAAGTACTGCAAAATTAACATACCAATCACTAGTCATGCGAATTAAGAATGAGTGCGGTTGTGACGACTGGCAAGATGGTGTTCTCAAATATTATGAAGGATGTACGAACACATCGAAAAAATATCCCGGGCCGACAAATCAAGCTGAGCCGGTCATGAGCtcgtttgaaatatttttaaacaaattattggATCTCACAACAGTAAACTCAACGATTCTATCGCTAAGTTCAACCGCAATATTGGACGCTATGAGCAAGCTATCCAAAATGGGTGGATCGTACGGAAATTTGTTCAGAGAATCAACGAATACTTTGCCGCAGCTAACAGATGACTTAAAAGTAATtgtttcaaatcaaacaaagaaTCTTGGCCCATTGATCACGAATCTGATGAACGATGCCATAACAGATCTAGGACAGTCGATTTTACACTATGGGTTTGAGTTTAGACAGTGTGGCGCTGAGCATTTCGGCAATGATCTCGCAAAGGATCTGAATTTTGAACCAATTACCAAGCATACACAAGTGTTGATGAATATGATAGCGCTCATTGGTGAAACATCGATCAACGATTGCAGACTAGGAACTCCCAAGATACTCGAATCATTAGCAGTTATCACCCTAATTTCAAGTTGGTATTTCATAGGCGCTCATTCAATCAACGTTGTTTCTCAAGCAATTTTACATGCTCGATCGCAGTCTATACCGGACAAGCTGTATGTGAGCTTAATAACAATGGCTCCTCTACTTCGAAATATGGCTGATATAATAGATTCAATTGGTAGAGCATTGGATGATAATCTCGAACAAGTTTTAGAAAGTCTCGTCAGCTTTACCCTTGATCTCAATTCGAAATTGAGTGATATATGTGGATCGTTCGACGGTGTTGCTACGAATGTGGGACAAATAACAAACGCATTATTAGAAGCAGCTAGTAAGACACGGTAA